The following are from one region of the Muntiacus reevesi chromosome 3, mMunRee1.1, whole genome shotgun sequence genome:
- the ID2 gene encoding DNA-binding protein inhibitor ID-2, translated as MKAFSPVRSVRKNSLSDHGLGISRSKTPVDDPMSLLYNMNDCYSKLKELVPSIPQNKKVSKMEILQHVIDYILDLQIALDSHPTIVSLHHQRPGQSQASRTPLTTLNTDISILSLQASEFPSELMSNDSKALCG; from the exons ATGAAAGCCTTCAGTCCAGTGAGGTCCGTTAGGAAAAACAGCCTTTCGGACCACGGCCTGGGCATCTCCCGGAGCAAAACCCCGGTGGACGACCCGATGAGCCTGCTGTACAACATGAACGACTGCTACTCCAAGCTCAAGGAGCTGGTGCCCAGCATCCCGCAAAATAAGAAGGTGAGCAAGATGGAAATCCTGCAGCATGTCATCGACTACATCTTGGACTTGCAGATCGCGCTGGATTCGCACCCCACCATCGTCAGCCTGCACCACCAGCGACCCGGACAGAGCCAGGCGTCCAGGACGCCGCTCACCACCCTCAACACCGACATCAGCATCCTGTCCTTGCAG GCTTCTGAATTCCCTTCTGAGTTAATGTCAAATGACAGCAAAGCGCTCTGTGGCTGA